In Augochlora pura isolate Apur16 chromosome 3, APUR_v2.2.1, whole genome shotgun sequence, the sequence TTGTTCACAAAATTAGTTTCAGTTGCTTTCAGATTAGTTAGTTCCTCGAGTTATCATCTTCTGGATTTCCTCTTGACCGCTTTCTTCTTTGGTTCTTCTTTTTGGATCTTTTGCGTTCTCGACTTCTCTAGCTCGTCGCAGACTTCCTTAGGAACCGGAGGGACTTCCGGTTCGGTGCATACCGGCTGAGGAGGTGGTTGTGGCGTTCTCAGCTCCAGCTCGATGTGTTTCTTCGGCTCGTCGGCAGGTCCGGGCTTCTTCTTCACTTTCAGCATGAACACGTTCTCGTTGCCTTCGGTGACGCGATCAGTGTGCACTTCCTGCGAGCACGGTCCATCCATGACGGGATAGATGGTGAACGTTCTGCATTTATCGTCCTTGCTTCGACCCTCCGTGCATTGGC encodes:
- the LOC144468020 gene encoding uncharacterized protein LOC144468020; translation: MYACPPMPQVPCPPECPPTDKSKNVGEKYYREIGTAMVGNQLIIRMEREKGRTKKLGDWIPPCDCDVVEIQRPSSKEGPKILKGPTNNQILFRIQSKTHTGKKDCPSSKPQGIYYEVGQCTEGRSKDDKCRTFTIYPVMDGPCSQEVHTDRVTEGNENVFMLKVKKKPGPADEPKKHIELELRTPQPPPQPVCTEPEVPPVPKEVCDELEKSRTQKIQKEEPKKKAVKRKSRR